One Mycolicibacter sp. MU0083 DNA window includes the following coding sequences:
- a CDS encoding magnesium transporter MgtE N-terminal domain-containing protein: MASSNRVYAARLARLLVLGPFGESVGRVRDVVVSLSIVRQQPRVLGLVVELPTRRRIFVPILRVAAIEPNAVTLNTGSVSLRKFNQRPGEVLVLGQVLDTKVRVTDPELPELADVDVTITDLAIEQSRTRDWLVTRIAVRHSRRLGRRAAVHIVDWQNVQGLTPSALAMPGQGVAQLLQQFEGWRPIEVADAIRELPPKRRYEVIHALDNARLADILQELPEERQAVVLGQLGTERAADVLEEMDPDDAADLLGVMNPTEAEALLARMDPDDSIPVRRLLEHSPDTAGGLMTSNPVVLTADTSVAEALARVRDPDLTPALSSLVFVTRAPTATPTGHYLGSIPLQRLLRVPPADLIGGIVDSDLPVLNPEVSLAQLTRYFAAYNLVCGPVLDEQNHLLGAVTVDDVLDHLLPADWRETPEPDLGPKIAGRTQ, encoded by the coding sequence ATGGCGTCGAGCAACAGGGTTTACGCAGCACGGCTCGCGCGGTTGCTGGTGCTGGGCCCGTTCGGCGAATCCGTGGGTCGAGTCCGCGACGTCGTGGTCAGTCTGAGCATCGTCCGCCAGCAGCCCCGTGTCCTGGGGCTCGTGGTGGAACTACCCACCCGCCGACGCATCTTCGTGCCCATCCTGCGGGTCGCCGCCATCGAACCCAACGCCGTCACTCTCAACACCGGCAGCGTATCGCTGCGCAAGTTCAACCAGCGCCCCGGCGAGGTGCTGGTGCTGGGGCAGGTGCTCGACACCAAGGTCCGGGTCACCGACCCGGAACTGCCGGAACTGGCCGACGTCGACGTGACGATCACCGACTTGGCCATCGAGCAGAGCCGGACGCGCGACTGGCTGGTGACCCGGATCGCGGTGCGCCATTCGCGGCGGTTGGGCCGGCGCGCCGCGGTACACATCGTGGACTGGCAGAACGTGCAGGGGCTGACCCCGTCGGCACTGGCGATGCCGGGGCAGGGCGTGGCGCAACTGCTGCAGCAGTTCGAGGGCTGGCGTCCGATCGAAGTCGCCGACGCCATCCGCGAACTGCCGCCCAAACGCCGCTACGAGGTGATCCACGCGCTGGACAACGCGCGATTGGCCGACATCCTCCAGGAACTGCCCGAAGAACGTCAGGCCGTGGTGCTCGGGCAGTTGGGCACCGAGCGTGCCGCCGACGTCCTCGAAGAGATGGACCCCGACGACGCCGCCGACCTGTTGGGCGTGATGAACCCCACCGAGGCCGAGGCGCTGCTGGCCCGGATGGATCCCGACGACTCGATTCCGGTGCGCCGACTGCTGGAGCACTCCCCCGACACCGCCGGTGGCCTGATGACCTCCAACCCGGTGGTGCTGACCGCCGACACGTCGGTCGCCGAGGCACTGGCCCGGGTGCGCGACCCCGACCTGACCCCCGCGTTGTCGTCGCTGGTCTTCGTGACCCGCGCCCCAACCGCCACCCCGACCGGACACTATCTGGGCTCCATCCCGTTGCAGCGGCTGCTGCGGGTGCCGCCGGCCGATCTCATCGGCGGGATCGTCGACTCCGACCTGCCGGTGCTGAACCCGGAGGTGTCGCTGGCCCAGTTGACCCGGTACTTCGCGGCCTACAACCTGGTCTGCGGGCCGGTGCTCGATGAGCAGAACCACCTGCTGGGAGCGGTGACCGTCGACGACGTGCTGGATCACCTGCTGCCCGCTGACTGGCGGGAAACGCCCGAACCCGACCTGGGGCCGAAAATCGCCGGGAGGACGCAGTGA